The DNA region TAAGGAGAAAATGTTCTATTATAATTTCGGTTATTAATGGAACTACCCTAATATTCCCCATAATAGTTGCTAGAATGTTAGGAAAAAGTACATTATCAGTTGTTACTGGACCTACTTACCTAACAGTGAAGAAGCAAAAAGGTAAAGTACTGGGCATGTTGTTCTACTTAATAGAAATAATTACGCTTTCTATCACGAAATTAATTGTTGTGGAAAGTCCAGCTGTTTTGAAATGTTACAGCAATATTAGAAACATCAAAAGAAAAGTGATATGTATACTTCCATCTACGAATATTGAGTCGTTCCAGTTTAAGAAGCAGATATATGAACGCAAATACCAAGTAGGCTATATTGGTAGGCTTTCTGAGGAAAAAGGTGTTATTCAATTTGTTTACGCACTGAAGATTATAAGGCAGAGATATATAAAAGACTTGGAAAAGTTCAAAGCAATAATTATTGGCTCGGGTCCTCTTCAAAGCAAAATAAATAATTTAATAAAAAATAATGATTTAGAAAACTTAGTTGATATGATTGGAAATATAGAACATGAGTCTCTTCCAGAATATATTAATGATATTCAGCTTTTAGTTCTTCCTTCATTTGGAGAGGGTGTACCTAGAATAGTATTAGAATCATTAGCTTGTGGCACACCTGTTTTAAGCACTCAAGTAGGAGGTATATCTGATATTTTAAGAAATGGTGAAACAGGCTTTATATTAAAAACAAACGATCCAGAAGAAATTGCTGAAAGAATATACACTTTATTGAAAGAACCAAAAATACTTCAAAAAGCTAGTCATAATAGC from Candidatus Methanomethylicota archaeon includes:
- a CDS encoding glycosyltransferase; its protein translation is MSCIANSIYLVTISHKQSTLLNKYVYCNKQNDKQTTIIFVKKNIYSALLFKTFEYLKIQFILTTIVLKLRRKCSIIISVINGTTLIFPIIVARMLGKSTLSVVTGPTYLTVKKQKGKVLGMLFYLIEIITLSITKLIVVESPAVLKCYSNIRNIKRKVICILPSTNIESFQFKKQIYERKYQVGYIGRLSEEKGVIQFVYALKIIRQRYIKDLEKFKAIIIGSGPLQSKINNLIKNNDLENLVDMIGNIEHESLPEYINDIQLLVLPSFGEGVPRIVLESLACGTPVLSTQVGGISDILRNGETGFILKTNDPEEIAERIYTLLKEPKILQKASHNSLLWIKENYSEDVIIKKWKIAINSLYR